From the Streptomyces sp. Sge12 genome, the window CACGGCGAGTGCGTCGGCGTCGTCCTGGGTCGGGCAGGCCACACGGACGATGTCGCAGCCGGAGGCGGTCAGCTCGGCGATCTGCTGGAGCGTCGCCCCGATGTCGGAGGTCCTGGTGGTGGTCATCGACTGCACGGAGATCTGTGCGTCGCCGCCGACGGCCACCTTGCCGACCTGGATCTTGCGGCTGACCCTGCGGTCGGCAAGCTTCGTCGGCACGGCCGGCATTCCGAGAGAGATGGCAGTCATCTGCTGTGCAACCCCAAGGTGTGGATCAAGGTCCCGAGATCGGCGGGCTCCAGGCTTCGAGATTACGCCAACCACGGGGCGGCCCGTGCATCCGAGGGGGTGCGCCACCCGAACGTAGGGAGCCGGGCACGAAGCGTGCCCGGCTCCCGTACGCCTGGGGTAGAGCCCCCGCAAACTAGGTGATCTTGATCGGGTTCACCACGTCGGCCACCATCACCAGCAAGGTGAAGCAGATGAACAGGCCCGCGACCACGTACGCGACGGGCATCAGCTTCGCCACGTCGAACGGGCCGGGGTCGGGGCGCCGGAAGATCCGTGCGACGCCCCGCCGGACCGACTCCCACAGGGCGCCGGCGATGTGCCCGCCGTCGAGCGGGAGCAGCGGCAGCATGTTGAACAGGAACAGCGAGAGGTTGAAGCCGGCCAGCAGGTTGAGGAAGAAGACCAGCTGGTGCTGGGCGGGGATGTCGAGGGTGAAGATCTCACCGCTGACCCGTGCCGCGCCCACGACGCCCATCGGGCTGTCCTGCTTGCGCTCGGCCCCGTTGAAGGCCGCGTTCCACAGGTCCGGGACCTTGGAGGGCAGCTCGACCAGCGACTGGACGCCGGCCTGCATCATCTCGCCCATGCGGTCGACGGACTGGCCGAAGGACTGCGGGACGTAGCCGGAGGCGGGGGCGAAGCCGAGGAAGCCCGCGGTGACGTACTCGTCCTTGACGTACCGGCCGCTGCCGTCGGTCTTGGCGACCTTGTTCTCGATCAGGTTCGCCGTGAGGTCCACGCGCCCGCCGGCCCGCTCCACCGTGATCGTGGCGGGGCCGACGGTGGCGCGGATGTCCTTCTGGAGGGCGGACCAGTCGCCGACCGCGCGCCCGTTGAAGGCGACGATCTTGTCGCCCGCCTTCAGGCCGGCCGCCTTGGCGGGGGCGGCCGGGTCGCCGGGGGCGCACTTGTCGCGCTTCTCGCTCTGCTGGATGACGCAGTCCGAGACGGTGGCGACGGAGGTGGTCTGGGTGTTCAGCCCGAAGGCCATCAGGGTGGTGAGGAAGATCGCCACGGCCAGGATCAGGTTCATGAACGGTCCGGCGAACATCACGATCACGCGCTTCCACGGCTTGCGCGTGTAGAAGAGCCGGCTCTCGTCCCCGGGCTGGAGCTCCTCGTACGCCGCCGAGCGGGCGTCCTCGATCATCGACCGGAACGGCGAGGTGGAGCGGGCGGTGACCTTGCCGTCCTCGCCGGGCGGGAACATCCCGATCATGCGGATGTAGCCGCCCATCGGGATGGCCTTGATCCCGTACTCGGTCTCGCCCTTCCTCCGCGACCAGATGGTCGGCCCGAAGCCCACCATGTACTGCGGCACGCGGATGCCGAAGACCTTGGCCGTGGAGAGGTGCCCCAGCTCGTGCCAGGCGATGGAGACCAGCAGGCCGACCGCGAAGACCACGACCCCGAGCACCGTCATCAGTAGTGTCATGCGCGCGCCTCCACGGCGGCCCGTGCCGCCATCTCCCGCGCCCGGGCCCTGGCCCAGGCCTCCGCTTCTAGGACGTCCTGGACCGTCAGGGAGGTTCCCGACTCAGGTGTCCCGTGCTCATCGACCACGGCAGAGACCGTATCCATGATTGCTGTGAACGGCAGCCGACCTGCCAGGAATGCCTCGACGCACTCCTCGTTGGCCGCATTGAACACCGCCGGGGCGGTGCCGCCGAGCGTGCCCACGTGCCGGGCCAGGCCCACCGACGGGAAGGCCTCGGTGTCCAGCGGGAAGAACTCCCAGGTGGAGGCCTTGGTCCAGTCGAAGGCGGGGGCCGCGTCCGGGACCCGCTCGGGCCAGCCGAGGCCGATCGCGATGGGGCCGCGCATGTCCGGCGGGGTGGCCTGGGCGAGCGTGGAGCCGTCCGTGAACTCCACCATCGAGTGCACGTAGGACTGCGGGTGGACCACGACCTCGATGCGGTCGAAGGGGATGTCGTAGAGCAGGTGCGCCTCGATGACCTCCAGCCCCTTGTTGACCAGGGTCGCGGAGTTGACGGTGATCACCGGGCCCATGGCCCAGGTGGGGTGCGCGAGGGCGTCCTGCACGGTGACCTGTCCCAGCTCGGCGCGGGTGCGGCCGCGGAAGGGGCCGCCGGAGGCGGTCACCACGAGCTTGCGGACGTCGGCCCGGGTGCCGGCGGCGAGCGCCTGGAAGAGCGCGGCGTGCTCGGAATCCACGGGGATGATCTGGCCGGGCCGGGCCAGCGCCTTGACCAGCGGGCCGCCGACGATCAGCGACTCCTTGTTGGCCAGGGCCAGGGTCCGGCCCGCCCGCAGGGCGGCGAGGGTCGGTGCGAGGCCGATGGAGCCGGTGATGCCGTTCAGGACGGTGTGGCACTCGGAGGCGGCGAGTTCGGCCGCGGCGTCCGGGCCGGCCAGGATCTCGGGCAGCGGCTCGGCCGCGCCGTACTGGGCGCTCAGCGCCTCTTTCAGGGCCGGTACGACGTCCTCGCGGGCGACGGCCACCGTCTTGACCCGCAGCAGCCGGGCCTGCTCGGCCAGCAGCTCCACCCGCCCGCCCGCGGCGGACAGTGCGGTGACCCGGAACCGGTCCGGGTTGCGCAGGGCGAGGTCGATGGCCTGGGTCCCGATGGACCCGGTGGACCCGAGGATGACGATGTCCCGGAGGCCGGCCGCAGGGTCGAAGAGGAGGTGCGGATCGGCGAGGGGGGCTGGGCGGTCGCTCATGCCCCCCATTGTTGCCGCAAGTCAGGAGCGGCCGGACACGGAGCCCCCTTCCGTTACCCGCAGAAGCAGGTGCGGGAGCGTTCCGGCGAACTCCGGGAGCGTGCGCGCCGTACGCCACCAGGCCTGCGGGTCCTCGCCGAGGGCCGCGGTGAACAGCCGGTCCGCCTCGGCGCGGGCGGTGAGGACGGCGTCCGGACGGTCGTGGCGGTCGGGGTGGTCCACGTCGCCGAGCCAGTGGTCCTCGTCGAGGGCCCAGCAGGCCGGCAGCTTGAACCGGACCACGTCGATGCCGGTCAGCAGGCCGCGGTCCAGGCAGTCGCGCACCCAGCGGATGTCCTCCAGGGCGCTGTCCATCGGGACGGCGAGGCTGGCCAGGGCCAGCTCGCGCTCCACCTCCCCGGTCGGCTCGGCGGGCGTCGGCGCCAGATGGCGGACGGCCCGGATCAGCTCGGGCCCGGGCTGATCCGCTGCGGCCGGCTCGGGCAGGGCGTCATCGGCCACGGCCGCCACCAGCGCCGGCAGCGGGCCCGGGTGGCCGGGGGCGTGCCGCAGCAGCTCGGCCCACAGGCGGGGGTCGTCCCCCAGTGGGCGCAGGGCCCGCTGCACGGCCGTCTGCATGCCCGCCTGTTCGGGCAGGGTCCAGCGCAGGGACCGCCGTACGGGGAGGTGGCCGAGGAGCAGGGTGTGGCGGGCGGGGACGACGTGGGTGACCAGTTCCTCGTGCGTGACCCGGCCGGTCCGCACGGCCCGGACGGCGGGCCGGTGCCAGGAGCCCCCGGTCGTGGCCTGCTCCCCGGTGGCCAGCAGGGCGTGGACGCCGTCGGGGGGCAGGTCGGCGACCATCAGCAGGGCCTCGACGGAGCCGACGGGCAGGGGCAGCCGGGCGTGCTCGGCGCGCAGCAGGTCCGGGTCCGCCTCGTACGGGAGCGCCAGGATGTCCAGCGGGACGCGCGGGCCGCGGCGGCCGTGCCGGCGCAGCAGGCCGATCAGCTCGGCGGCCGTGAGCGGTCCGTCGTCGGGGTGCCGGCCCAGCTCGGCGCGGAGCACCGGGAGGAGTTCGGGCGGGGTCCGGCGACGGGCGTACCGCGTGGGGCCGGGCAGGCCGGGCAGCGGTCGTCCGACGACGCGGGGGTTGCGGGCGATGTAGTGGCGGTCCTCCTCGCTGCCGTGGCGCAGCAGGAGGGTGACGGTGGAAGCCGAGAGCCACTCGTCCCGGCACAAGTATTTGCGGGTGGGCCGGTCGAGCCGGCCGATCATGTCGGTGACG encodes:
- a CDS encoding M50 family metallopeptidase; translation: MTLLMTVLGVVVFAVGLLVSIAWHELGHLSTAKVFGIRVPQYMVGFGPTIWSRRKGETEYGIKAIPMGGYIRMIGMFPPGEDGKVTARSTSPFRSMIEDARSAAYEELQPGDESRLFYTRKPWKRVIVMFAGPFMNLILAVAIFLTTLMAFGLNTQTTSVATVSDCVIQQSEKRDKCAPGDPAAPAKAAGLKAGDKIVAFNGRAVGDWSALQKDIRATVGPATITVERAGGRVDLTANLIENKVAKTDGSGRYVKDEYVTAGFLGFAPASGYVPQSFGQSVDRMGEMMQAGVQSLVELPSKVPDLWNAAFNGAERKQDSPMGVVGAARVSGEIFTLDIPAQHQLVFFLNLLAGFNLSLFLFNMLPLLPLDGGHIAGALWESVRRGVARIFRRPDPGPFDVAKLMPVAYVVAGLFICFTLLVMVADVVNPIKIT
- the dxr gene encoding 1-deoxy-D-xylulose-5-phosphate reductoisomerase, whose translation is MSDRPAPLADPHLLFDPAAGLRDIVILGSTGSIGTQAIDLALRNPDRFRVTALSAAGGRVELLAEQARLLRVKTVAVAREDVVPALKEALSAQYGAAEPLPEILAGPDAAAELAASECHTVLNGITGSIGLAPTLAALRAGRTLALANKESLIVGGPLVKALARPGQIIPVDSEHAALFQALAAGTRADVRKLVVTASGGPFRGRTRAELGQVTVQDALAHPTWAMGPVITVNSATLVNKGLEVIEAHLLYDIPFDRIEVVVHPQSYVHSMVEFTDGSTLAQATPPDMRGPIAIGLGWPERVPDAAPAFDWTKASTWEFFPLDTEAFPSVGLARHVGTLGGTAPAVFNAANEECVEAFLAGRLPFTAIMDTVSAVVDEHGTPESGTSLTVQDVLEAEAWARARAREMAARAAVEARA